A single Danio rerio strain Tuebingen ecotype United States chromosome 17, GRCz12tu, whole genome shotgun sequence DNA region contains:
- the LOC141378471 gene encoding uncharacterized protein produces the protein MSFTMPLLLRVIISSTEARRVQLPEVPESVESLITILQEKLQLQGQFSLKFEDADFGNALCNLSDISELPSGKAVLHIQWCKLSAYESSSLPSVSSLDTASLDSEESLPSTSGSVQNYLRTASEWPSPFPIPALSFDVELKLRRGNEAFEKTKIGIDVTRDIKIEILDKIVQTVFDIKAYPDNQEIESIASALVLKYPCLKEPGKGKGFEGWLISIKNKLNNYRAKLREAGCNEVIVNRKRNDDASGRRSFTLKKAKRGEVNHVPEHPCNHTDTSLEEQRVFLVEETKKARKDMAAISEKMELTFSLRRKEMVQEQPMIVEVQERWPALFFQEQICEEFFRITNKDLLGVFMAATDKYTPKLLKLYRARKGAFGHEMEELLERLDERAS, from the exons ATGTCCTTTACAATG cctttgctacTACGAGTCATCATTTCCTCCACTGAAGCCCGGCGAGTCCAGCTTCCTGAAGTGCCTGAATCAGTGGAATCTCTCATCACTATTCTTCAAGAGAAGCTACAATTACAAGGACAGTTTTCCCTTAAGTTTGAGGATGCTGATTTTGGCAATGCACTTTGCAACCTGTCTGACATCTCAGAATTGCCCAGTGGAAAAGCAGTCTTGCATATTCAGTGGTGCAAGTTATCAGCTTATGAAAGCAGTAGCCTTCCATCAGTTTCATCACTTGATACTGCTAGTCTAGACTCTGAAGAATCCTTGCCAAGCACTTCAGGCTCTGTGCAAAACTATTTACGTACTGCCTCAGAATGGCCCTCGCCATTCCCCATACCAGCGCTGTCATTTGATGTGGAGCTAAAACTAAGACGAGGAAACGAGgcatttgaaaaaacaaaaataggCATTGATGTGACTAGAGACATAAAAATAGAGATTCTTGACAAAATAGTGCAGACAGTTTTTGACATAAAGGCATACCCTGACAATCAGGAAATTGAATCCATTGCATCTGCTTTGGTTTTAAAATATCCTTGCCTTAAGGAGCCTGGCAAAGGAAAGGGTTTTGAGGGATGGTTGATCAGCATCAAAAACAAGCTAAACAATTATAGGGCAAAGTTGCGAGAGGCAGGTTGCAATGAAGTAATTGTTAACAGGAAGCGAAACGATGATGCCAGTGGTCGGAGGAGTTTCACTCTGAAAAAGGCAAAACGTGGAGAAGTCAATCATGTACCGGAACATCCATGCAACCACACTGACACTTCACTTGAAGAGCAAAGAGTTTTTTTGGTAGAGGAAACCAAAAAGGCAAGAAAAGACATGGCAGCCATAAGTGAAAAAATGGAACTAACATTTTCACTTAGAAGAAAAGAAATGGTCCAAGAGCAGCCAATGATTGTAGAGGTTCAGGAGAGGTGGCCTGCACTCTTTTTTCAAGAACAG ATCTGTGAGGAATTTTTCCGCATCACCAACAAAGACCTACTAGGAGTCTTCATGGCAGCCACTGACAAGTACACACCAAAGCTTCTGAAATTATACAGAGCCAGAAAAGGAGCGTTTGGACATGAAATGGAAGAGCTCCTGGAAAGACTTGATGAAAGGGCAAGttaa